A DNA window from Impatiens glandulifera chromosome 7, dImpGla2.1, whole genome shotgun sequence contains the following coding sequences:
- the LOC124945385 gene encoding protein IRX15-LIKE-like produces MKTSTKLILVHPSSIHKQGPAAGFPHRLWLFVFVSFFAFAFICTLITSKDAAAVARSGAAAAASNARLPKPIFDALIHYASANSTTSTTARMSSSELKSVASVLRRCASPCNFLVFGLTHETLLWNSINHKGRTVIVDESSYMVGKIEEKHPEIEVYDVQFTTKVSELHDLIEHAREQVRNDCRPVQNLLFSDCKLGINDLPNHIYEIPWDVILVDGPRGYYPAAPGRMSAIFTAAVLARSKRGISGSTGKTDVFVHEFEREVEKVCGEEFLCRENLIETKGSLAHFVVEKMGATKSIEFCPNNHSGS; encoded by the coding sequence atgaaaacgAGCACAAAGCTGATCCTGGTTCACCCTTCTTCAATCCACAAGCAAGGACCTGCTGCTGGTTTCCCCCACCGTCTCTGGCTTTTCGTTTTCGTTTCATTCTTTGCATTCGCTTTCATATGCACTCTCATCACCTCCAAGGACGCCGCCGCCGTCGCAAGATCCGGAGCTGCCGCCGCAGCTTCCAACGCCCGTCTTCCAAAACCCATCTTCGACGCCCTCATTCACTACGCCTCTGCTAATTCCACCACCTCCACAACCGCCAGAATGTCTTCCTCCGAGCTCAAATCCGTCGCTTCCGTTCTCCGCCGCTGCGCTTCCCCGTGTAATTTCCTCGTTTTCGGTCTTACCCACGAAACCCTCCTCTGGAATTCGATCAATCACAAGGGAAGAACTGTAATCGTGGATGAAAGCTCGTACATGGTTGGGAAAATTGAAGAGAAGCATCCGGAAATTGAAGTGTATGATGTTCAATTCACGACGAAGGTGAGCGAATTGCACGATCTGATTGAACACGCGAGGGAGCAGGTTCGTAACGATTGTCGACCTGTACAGAATCTTCTGTTCTCCGACTGTAAATTGGGAATCAATGACCTTCCAAATCACATATATGAGATCCCTTGGGATGTGATTTTGGTTGACGGACCAAGAGGGTATTATCCGGCAGCTCCGGGGAGAATGTCGGCAATATTTACGGCGGCGGTGCTAGCTAGGAGCAAGAGAGGAATTAGTGGGTCGACGGGGAAGACGGATGTATTCGTGCATGAATTCGAGAGAGAGGTGGAGAAAGTGTGCGGAGAAGAGTTCTTATGTAGAGAGAACTTGATCGAAACAAAGGGTTCGTTGGCGCATTTCGTGGTGGAGAAAATGGGGGCGACAAAATCAATAGAATTCTGTCCAAACAATCATTCTGGGTCGTGA